The genomic window ATCCCTTCATTGCTCTGTACGATGGGGCCGGCGCACACCTGCTCGTCTCCGGGCTGGAGTACGGCCGTGCTGTCTCCGAGAGCCGTGCAGACTCGATCTCTCGGCTCGACGAGTACCACTATCAGGAACGAGCCGCCGAGGATGGTCCACGAGCGGCCCGGCTGGCGACGATCGCCGCCTTCCTCGCTGATCACGATGTCGAGTCGGTGCTCGTCCCCGAGCGGTTCCCGACCGGGACCGCCGACGGTCTGCGCGAACACGGCCTCGACATCTCCGTCGAGCGCGAGGGCGTGATCACCGAAATCCGCTCGGTCAAGACCGACGAGGAGATCGAACACGTCCGGCGCGCCCAGCGCGCCAACGAAGCCGCAATGGCCCGCGCCGAGGAGCTGATCGAGGGCGCGACGGTCGAGGATGGCCAGCTCGTCCACGACGGCGACGTGCTGACGAGCGAGCGCGTCAAGGAGGCCATCGAGATCGAGTTGCTGCGCCGCGGCTGTGCGCTCGACGAGACGATCGTCGCCTGCGGCGCGAACGGTGCGGATCCCCACGACCGCGGGAGCGGCCCGCTCGAAGCGGACGAGGCGATCGTCATCGACATCTTCCCGCGGGACAAGGAGACGGGCTATCACGCCGACATGACCCGTACGTTCGTTCGCGGGACCGCAAGCGACGAACTCCGCGAGCGCTACGAAATTACTCACGAGGCACACCAGGCCGCACTCGACGCCGTCGAAGCCGGTGCGACCGGGGCGGACGTCCACGACGCTGTCTGTGACGTGTACGAGGAGGCCGGCTACGCGACGCTCAGGGACGATCCATCCACGGAGATCGGCTTCATCCACGGGACGGGTCACGGGATCGGTCTGGACGTCCACGAACTCCCGCGCCTGAACCCCACTGGCGGCGAGCTACAGGCTGGCCAGATCATCACGATCGAACCCGGTCTCTACGATCCCGAAGTCGGCGGGATCCGCATCGAGGATCTCGTGGTCGTCACCGAGAACGGCTACGAAAACCTTACTGAGTATCCCAAAGAGCTAACGATGTGAAGTACCACGGGCGCGGTGGTCCGTGGCTTCGCCGTGGTCTCTGGCGTGGAGCCACTCCGGGTACCCCCACAGTGCCGAGTACCAGCAACCGCTGGATATGCTAAACTTGCTATTTTTGTGGCAGGGACGTCGACTGCAGCAGGTCCAGGAACGTATGCATATGTCGAAGTGACCTCCTCACCTGAACCAATTGAAGGCGAGGAGACCCAGCGCTTTGTCAGACCAGTTCCTGCAACGATTACCGAAGACCAAAACGTGCTGGCTCCGGATAGGCCGTTCCCGCCATACTCTGGTGGGGAACTCACGCTCCCTGCTGGCAGGACCTACGGTAACCACCGAGGCTTCGGCTGGAAGCATATCGACGAGACGACGACACTGAGCCAATCAGCGATCGGCCATGCGATCGAAAACCCGACCGACGCAAGACTCGAAGCTGGCGAACTGGGCTACGACATCGGCGAGCATCCCGCGGACGACGGCGAGATCCTGCTTCGCGTCCTCGACGGAATCGTCATTTCGGCCCAGGAGACGACGACGAAAGAACAGCTCGCGACAGAGGTGAGCCAGCAACAGGTCGAAGATCGGCTGGATGGGGACCCCGACCAACGGAAGCCAAGCGATCCCACTGGCAGCGAAAAGTCGTCGAGTACTACGAACTTGAAGAAGAAGTGCTCAGAGTGATCGGTATCCAGACTGTGTTTTAGGTCAATTACGACTACGTTGAACTATCCGATATGGGACTACTGACCTCAATCTATATTAAGACAGGGCCCGAACGATGGTGTATGACC from Natranaeroarchaeum aerophilus includes these protein-coding regions:
- a CDS encoding M24 family metallopeptidase — encoded protein: MEPDLSRLADAIDDRGADGYLFDGHDDSDQTYVCGFDAPDPFIALYDGAGAHLLVSGLEYGRAVSESRADSISRLDEYHYQERAAEDGPRAARLATIAAFLADHDVESVLVPERFPTGTADGLREHGLDISVEREGVITEIRSVKTDEEIEHVRRAQRANEAAMARAEELIEGATVEDGQLVHDGDVLTSERVKEAIEIELLRRGCALDETIVACGANGADPHDRGSGPLEADEAIVIDIFPRDKETGYHADMTRTFVRGTASDELRERYEITHEAHQAALDAVEAGATGADVHDAVCDVYEEAGYATLRDDPSTEIGFIHGTGHGIGLDVHELPRLNPTGGELQAGQIITIEPGLYDPEVGGIRIEDLVVVTENGYENLTEYPKELTM